A DNA window from Chitinispirillales bacterium ANBcel5 contains the following coding sequences:
- a CDS encoding type II CAAX endopeptidase family protein: protein MKTDRLNPFIYLITTLLWTWIFWFGAVLTGQSWLQFPTLLLTVLGFCGPFLVAVLMVKLGFWNGNVRGFLRNNFDLRLLSVRWYLYLLGFVLLLSGLPLLIGSLIFGQSINHLTDFSAPTVFILVGIIAGAIEEPGWRGYAQKGLQSHMSPLNGSILIGVVWALWHVPLFLLEGTYQHSVGFGTSGFWFFNASILAGSIFYAWLYNAAGQIGVIAVLYHGVGNAMREVLSFTDTDFTVQSIGFGVEAGIALVVLVLSWKFMTKRGEIKSSVNKNPPLINRE, encoded by the coding sequence GTGAAAACCGATCGTCTAAACCCCTTTATCTATCTCATAACTACCCTTCTATGGACCTGGATTTTTTGGTTTGGAGCGGTGTTAACCGGCCAGAGTTGGCTACAATTCCCAACACTGCTACTAACAGTACTGGGGTTTTGCGGCCCCTTTTTGGTTGCAGTACTAATGGTCAAACTTGGTTTTTGGAACGGAAACGTAAGGGGGTTTTTGCGTAATAACTTTGATCTAAGATTGTTATCCGTTCGCTGGTATCTGTATCTGTTGGGGTTTGTTTTACTTTTGTCCGGATTACCCCTGTTAATTGGTAGTCTTATTTTCGGCCAAAGTATAAACCACCTTACTGATTTTAGCGCACCCACTGTTTTCATTTTAGTAGGAATCATTGCTGGTGCCATAGAGGAGCCCGGGTGGCGTGGTTACGCTCAAAAAGGATTGCAGAGCCACATGTCCCCCTTAAATGGCAGCATTTTGATAGGAGTAGTTTGGGCTTTATGGCATGTACCACTTTTTTTGTTGGAAGGGACCTATCAACATTCAGTTGGTTTTGGGACTTCGGGGTTTTGGTTTTTCAACGCATCTATTCTGGCTGGTTCAATTTTTTATGCATGGCTTTATAATGCTGCGGGTCAAATAGGGGTAATTGCGGTGTTATATCATGGGGTAGGTAATGCCATGAGAGAAGTGTTGTCTTTTACCGATACCGATTTTACAGTCCAGTCAATCGGGTTTGGTGTTGAGGCCGGGATAGCCCTGGTGGTACTTGTTTTGTCGTGGAAGTTTATGACTAAGAGAGGAGAGATTAAAAGTTCTGTTAATAAAAATCCGCCACTAATTAACCGCGAATAG
- a CDS encoding HAMP domain-containing sensor histidine kinase, producing the protein MNTFYASPGRAGSEELKNAIVHLSNDSFINGLMKTIGGLLVVLNEHRQAVAINEEFIKFLNLDDSETILGLRLGEMVGCIHQDKNTAGCGTTEYCQTCGAAIATVSSLAGNKPIERTCAIQTGKNGVGNDLFFSVRAVPITLQEQQFILIFLQDISMHQRWAYLEKKFFHDLKNMLTGIIGVNEMMCEKYNDSLLEKIFETSLRMDREITAQQLLFGAVGQNHTALYSEVDITAFFKDLQEEFTVNHSSLNISLEVLTPESAIVLRTDRGYLRKVVEEMLFNAVEASGPGDFIKLWVSRDNATATIYVWNKECIPDKTALRVFQRNFSTKSSPGRGIGTFLMKLIGEQVLGGTVSFTSTVTGGTTFRITLPL; encoded by the coding sequence ATGAATACTTTTTATGCTTCGCCTGGGAGAGCGGGCAGTGAAGAGCTTAAAAATGCAATAGTACATTTATCTAATGATTCCTTTATTAACGGTTTGATGAAAACTATAGGGGGACTGCTGGTGGTACTCAACGAGCACCGTCAGGCAGTTGCCATCAATGAGGAGTTCATAAAGTTTCTGAATTTAGATGACAGCGAAACCATTCTGGGGCTGCGATTGGGTGAGATGGTTGGATGTATCCATCAGGATAAAAACACAGCCGGATGTGGCACAACGGAGTACTGTCAGACATGCGGAGCTGCGATAGCAACGGTCTCATCTCTGGCAGGAAATAAGCCCATAGAGCGCACCTGTGCTATTCAGACAGGCAAAAACGGGGTTGGCAATGATCTGTTCTTTTCTGTTCGCGCTGTCCCGATCACGCTTCAGGAGCAACAATTTATCCTGATCTTTCTCCAGGATATCTCAATGCATCAACGCTGGGCCTATTTGGAGAAGAAGTTTTTTCATGACCTTAAGAACATGCTCACCGGTATTATTGGTGTCAATGAGATGATGTGTGAAAAATACAATGATTCACTGTTGGAAAAGATATTTGAAACATCCCTGCGTATGGATCGTGAGATAACCGCACAGCAACTGCTCTTTGGGGCTGTGGGGCAAAACCATACAGCTCTTTACAGTGAAGTTGATATTACTGCTTTTTTCAAAGATCTTCAGGAAGAATTTACAGTTAATCATTCTTCTCTAAACATAAGTCTTGAAGTACTTACTCCGGAGAGTGCGATAGTTTTGCGCACCGACAGGGGATACCTCAGGAAAGTTGTGGAAGAGATGCTTTTCAATGCCGTTGAAGCATCCGGACCGGGAGATTTTATTAAGCTGTGGGTGTCGCGGGACAACGCCACTGCTACAATTTATGTCTGGAATAAAGAGTGTATACCAGATAAAACCGCCTTGCGGGTATTTCAGCGCAACTTTTCAACCAAATCATCACCGGGAAGAGGCATCGGCACTTTTCTTATGAAACTGATTGGTGAGCAGGTTTTGGGAGGAACCGTTTCATTTACATCAACGGTTACCGGGGGAACAACATTCAGGATTACTTTGCCGCTGTGA
- a CDS encoding aminotransferase class I/II-fold pyridoxal phosphate-dependent enzyme has product MPKTSKRIEGFTESVIRKMTRIADECGAINLSQGFPDFDPPGEILSAAEHAGRHGPHQYAVTWGAPKFRSALASKLSRFMAMDIDPEKNIVVTCGSTEAMMASMMSCCNPGDKVVIFSPFYENYTADTILSGAEPIYVALKPPSFSFDRDELRHAFEQKPKALILCNPSNPSGKVFTPGELQYIASLAIEFDTFVITDEVYEHIVYPPHKHTYLSSLPGMWERTLSCSSLSKTYSVTGWRLGYVAGPEEVIDGVKKVHDFLTVGAAAPLQEAAVTGLLFPDSYYDELATTYRSKRDLFLGYLRDAGLSFTEPQGAYYVMLHVGEFGFGDDNRFCEWMAREIGVAAVPGSSFFREPVNDLVRLHFAKKPETLKEAGRRLGRLRG; this is encoded by the coding sequence ATGCCAAAAACGAGCAAGCGTATTGAGGGGTTCACCGAGTCGGTTATCAGAAAAATGACCCGTATTGCAGATGAGTGCGGGGCGATAAATCTTTCGCAGGGCTTTCCCGATTTCGATCCGCCCGGGGAAATTCTGAGCGCGGCAGAGCATGCCGGTCGCCACGGTCCGCATCAGTACGCGGTTACCTGGGGCGCGCCAAAATTTCGCTCCGCGCTTGCATCAAAACTCAGCCGTTTCATGGCAATGGATATCGATCCTGAAAAAAATATCGTAGTCACCTGTGGCAGCACCGAAGCAATGATGGCTTCGATGATGAGTTGTTGCAATCCGGGCGATAAGGTTGTGATCTTCTCACCATTTTACGAAAACTATACTGCCGATACAATTCTCAGTGGAGCCGAGCCGATCTATGTGGCTCTCAAACCACCATCATTTAGTTTCGACCGCGATGAACTTCGCCATGCCTTTGAGCAGAAACCCAAAGCGCTTATTCTCTGCAATCCATCTAACCCATCGGGAAAGGTTTTTACACCCGGGGAACTTCAGTATATTGCGTCTCTTGCAATCGAGTTTGATACCTTTGTAATCACCGATGAAGTCTATGAGCATATCGTCTATCCCCCGCACAAGCACACCTACTTATCATCCCTTCCGGGAATGTGGGAGCGAACGCTTAGTTGCAGCTCGTTGTCAAAGACCTATTCAGTCACCGGGTGGCGTTTAGGGTATGTGGCGGGCCCTGAGGAGGTGATCGATGGGGTGAAAAAGGTGCATGATTTTCTTACCGTTGGTGCCGCAGCGCCACTTCAGGAGGCTGCCGTTACCGGGCTTCTGTTCCCCGATTCTTACTATGATGAGCTTGCGACGACCTATCGCTCAAAACGGGATTTGTTTCTTGGGTATCTCAGGGATGCCGGTCTATCCTTTACAGAACCACAGGGAGCGTATTATGTGATGTTGCATGTGGGGGAGTTTGGTTTTGGAGATGATAATCGTTTTTGTGAATGGATGGCCCGTGAAATTGGGGTAGCGGCAGTGCCGGGTTCAAGTTTTTTCAGGGAACCGGTTAATGATCTGGTGAGGCTTCACTTTGCAAAGAAACCGGAAACACTAAAAGAGGCAGGGAGAAGGTTGGGGAGGCTTAGAGGGTGA
- a CDS encoding radical SAM protein has protein sequence MKICLVRPPSFCKNLTYPSGPRFGLPLSLLYLGANLESVGHEVVLYDALSDLEIEDLRPDRDGSYHVGASWDKVALRVRECAPDLVGITNPFSDFVSCTIKCAEVIKENLPSAYIVVGGPHATSEPSAFLYDGSPVDYIMRAECESAVLSLCTALSKGGDLLKVPNLAYCRKGELQCNQLAPFLVDLDKLPLPAYHLADLEKSFELVKAGFPSRFSFAYPGSHREVSLITSRGCPFGCIFCGNHLHMGRRWRYHSVGYIMRHMELLVLHYGVRHFHIEDDNLGLDPKRFETFLDALLAKEWNITWDTPNGIRADRLPPALLEKVKASGCTYLIFGIESGNQKVLDTIVKKNLRLDDVTKSARYAKRCRLDVHAFYVVGFPGETRREIVDTFRYALKMLALYDVIPHLCLARPLPGTSLFEMCQEKGFLTEPVLPQIGKGLRGELFARRMIRTSDFSPAQLEKWVSSFNRKVITLIILKSAIFLLFHPRVAKQAIGGALSSSGVKSALLKIFFGGLFYKFNYLNPRLRQKKSRVA, from the coding sequence ATGAAGATCTGTCTTGTGAGGCCGCCCAGTTTCTGTAAAAACCTTACTTACCCGTCTGGCCCCCGGTTCGGTCTGCCACTAAGCCTTCTCTATCTGGGGGCGAACCTGGAGAGTGTCGGACACGAGGTGGTGTTATATGATGCGTTGAGTGATCTGGAAATTGAGGATCTCAGGCCGGATCGGGATGGCAGTTATCATGTGGGGGCGTCCTGGGATAAGGTGGCTCTAAGGGTCAGGGAGTGCGCCCCCGACCTGGTCGGGATAACAAACCCATTTTCCGATTTTGTTTCCTGTACCATAAAATGCGCGGAGGTTATAAAAGAAAACCTGCCATCTGCTTATATAGTAGTAGGTGGGCCACATGCCACAAGCGAGCCCTCTGCGTTTCTTTATGATGGTAGCCCGGTGGATTATATTATGCGCGCAGAGTGCGAGTCAGCAGTGCTATCATTGTGCACAGCGCTTAGTAAGGGGGGGGATCTCTTGAAGGTGCCCAATCTGGCTTATTGCAGAAAGGGAGAGTTACAATGTAACCAGCTGGCCCCCTTTCTGGTGGATTTGGATAAGCTTCCCCTGCCTGCTTACCATCTTGCTGATCTGGAGAAGTCCTTTGAGCTTGTAAAAGCAGGATTTCCCTCCCGGTTTTCTTTCGCCTATCCCGGGTCTCACCGCGAGGTATCATTGATAACGTCACGGGGTTGTCCCTTTGGCTGCATTTTTTGCGGCAATCATCTGCATATGGGAAGACGCTGGCGTTACCATTCGGTTGGCTATATTATGAGGCACATGGAGCTACTTGTTTTGCACTACGGAGTACGCCATTTTCATATTGAAGACGACAATCTGGGTCTTGACCCCAAACGTTTTGAAACGTTTCTGGATGCGCTGCTTGCAAAAGAGTGGAACATCACATGGGATACACCAAACGGAATCAGGGCAGACAGGCTTCCACCCGCTTTGCTGGAAAAAGTCAAGGCAAGCGGATGCACCTATCTGATATTTGGCATTGAATCGGGTAATCAAAAAGTTCTTGATACTATAGTCAAAAAAAATCTCAGGCTCGATGATGTAACGAAATCAGCCCGGTATGCAAAGCGCTGCAGGCTTGATGTACACGCTTTCTACGTGGTCGGGTTTCCCGGCGAGACCCGCAGGGAGATAGTGGATACGTTTCGCTATGCTTTAAAGATGCTTGCGCTGTATGATGTTATACCTCACCTTTGTCTGGCAAGGCCGTTGCCCGGCACTTCTCTTTTTGAGATGTGCCAAGAAAAAGGATTCCTCACTGAGCCGGTTTTGCCCCAAATCGGAAAAGGACTCAGGGGAGAGCTTTTTGCCCGCCGGATGATTCGGACCAGTGATTTTTCTCCCGCTCAGCTTGAAAAATGGGTAAGCTCCTTTAATCGCAAGGTCATAACCCTCATCATTCTCAAATCGGCCATTTTCTTACTGTTTCACCCTCGTGTAGCAAAACAAGCTATCGGAGGCGCCCTGTCTTCTTCCGGAGTAAAGAGCGCTCTTCTGAAGATTTTTTTCGGAGGGCTTTTCTATAAATTCAATTACCTCAATCCCAGGCTCCGGCAGAAAAAGTCGAGAGTTGCTTAG
- the hisG gene encoding ATP phosphoribosyltransferase — translation MIKIALPNKGMLFDPTIDLFRACGYKASKSRKSLSSADPDNGVEFFFLRPDDIPMYVGKGIIDAGVTGIDFEAEAGMLCEKVLDLEFGKSKHYAAVPNDCAIKTLDELRDKRIATSYPEIVRNYFGSPAPEIIPLTGAVEISVSLGVADAVVDVVETGTTLKQAGLRILGEPLFTSQAALFAHPGRAGLGDIVTLKKRLEGKLVAKSWMMIEYDVGDENLKNACSITPGLSSPTISPLYEKGWYAVKAMVKKSDANLIMDKLSDLGCKGILLTDIESARI, via the coding sequence ATGATTAAAATAGCTTTGCCAAATAAAGGGATGCTCTTTGATCCCACCATAGATCTGTTTCGTGCATGTGGCTATAAGGCATCAAAAAGTCGCAAATCTCTTTCGAGTGCTGATCCGGATAATGGTGTGGAATTCTTTTTTCTGCGCCCCGACGATATCCCCATGTATGTGGGAAAGGGAATTATCGATGCCGGGGTTACGGGAATCGATTTTGAAGCTGAAGCGGGTATGTTGTGCGAAAAGGTTCTCGATCTGGAATTTGGGAAATCAAAACACTATGCGGCGGTTCCCAATGACTGTGCCATTAAAACTCTTGATGAGCTGCGTGATAAACGAATCGCGACAAGTTATCCTGAAATAGTGCGCAACTATTTCGGTTCGCCTGCACCGGAGATCATACCGCTTACCGGAGCTGTTGAAATCAGTGTGAGTCTGGGTGTGGCCGACGCTGTGGTGGATGTGGTCGAAACTGGGACTACCTTAAAGCAAGCCGGCCTTCGTATTTTAGGTGAACCGTTGTTTACCTCCCAGGCTGCTCTTTTTGCTCATCCCGGCAGGGCTGGCCTTGGCGACATTGTAACGCTCAAAAAACGTCTTGAAGGAAAACTCGTTGCTAAGTCATGGATGATGATTGAATATGATGTTGGTGATGAAAACCTTAAAAACGCCTGTAGTATCACACCAGGATTATCTTCTCCTACCATAAGCCCGCTTTATGAAAAGGGATGGTATGCTGTTAAAGCAATGGTGAAAAAATCGGATGCGAATCTTATAATGGATAAATTATCCGATCTTGGCTGTAAAGGAATACTTTTAACTGATATAGAGAGCGCCAGGATATAG
- the hisE gene encoding phosphoribosyl-ATP diphosphatase — translation MTFEEMVQLAKERKFQMPEESSTTQLFKKGTHAIGKKLVEEAAESWMAANYESDENLALELSQVLYYVAVMMAEKNLSLDEVYEKL, via the coding sequence ATGACGTTTGAAGAGATGGTGCAGTTGGCCAAAGAGCGAAAATTTCAAATGCCGGAAGAGAGTTCCACCACTCAGTTATTCAAAAAGGGCACCCATGCCATTGGCAAAAAACTGGTGGAGGAAGCGGCTGAATCCTGGATGGCTGCTAATTACGAAAGTGATGAAAATCTCGCCCTCGAGCTCTCACAGGTTCTTTACTATGTAGCGGTAATGATGGCGGAAAAAAACCTTTCTTTAGATGAGGTGTATGAAAAATTATGA
- a CDS encoding phospholipase D-like domain-containing protein translates to MYKLLTKNRDIQDEIKKLFSKASEIKCAVAFWGKGAANIFPCKDNVSIQIVCNYTSGATNPEEIEKIKNQLTTKNSDVKMNNILHAKVYWTDQGVIIGSANASSNGLVLEDKEITGWEEVSVYTDDKKVIQETKGWFDNQIWPNSKPITKSDYNAAIKRWETNRKTRINNKNITFLDALKSGVYLDRNIYIIIDCLMLKSEQIEEGNKQVNIAKQNVPFLNNKSIEYWYGYDSIPRDATIFDFSLTNKKIEWEGLYYTLPEKYDSPKDQEGLSYQFCEQIQPSSIPMPISHFNSLKKSVILYYQNQLKSITDDKGLEISFDEFYKEIIKRKLY, encoded by the coding sequence ATGTATAAATTACTTACAAAAAATCGGGACATTCAGGACGAAATTAAGAAACTCTTTTCAAAAGCTTCTGAGATAAAATGCGCTGTGGCATTTTGGGGAAAAGGGGCAGCTAATATTTTCCCATGTAAGGACAACGTGTCAATACAAATCGTATGTAATTATACTTCTGGTGCAACGAACCCGGAAGAAATAGAAAAAATTAAAAATCAACTGACCACAAAAAACAGTGATGTTAAAATGAATAATATTTTACATGCTAAGGTTTACTGGACTGATCAAGGTGTTATAATTGGTTCTGCAAACGCCTCTTCCAATGGACTTGTTCTTGAAGATAAGGAAATAACTGGTTGGGAAGAGGTGTCTGTTTATACCGACGATAAAAAAGTCATACAAGAAACTAAAGGGTGGTTTGATAATCAAATATGGCCAAATTCTAAGCCGATAACGAAATCTGATTATAATGCTGCTATAAAGCGCTGGGAGACAAATAGAAAAACAAGAATAAACAACAAGAACATTACTTTTTTGGACGCTCTCAAAAGTGGTGTTTATTTGGACAGAAATATATACATTATAATAGATTGTCTTATGTTAAAGTCTGAGCAAATAGAAGAAGGGAATAAACAAGTAAATATTGCAAAACAAAATGTACCTTTTCTAAATAATAAAAGCATAGAATACTGGTATGGTTACGACTCTATACCCAGGGACGCAACAATTTTTGATTTTTCACTTACTAATAAAAAAATAGAATGGGAGGGCTTATATTATACATTACCTGAAAAATATGACAGTCCTAAAGATCAAGAAGGTTTGAGTTATCAATTCTGTGAGCAAATACAGCCATCATCGATCCCAATGCCGATTAGCCATTTTAATTCTTTAAAGAAATCCGTTATTTTGTATTACCAGAACCAATTGAAAAGTATAACTGATGATAAAGGACTTGAAATATCGTTTGATGAGTTTTACAAAGAAATTATAAAGAGAAAATTATACTAA
- a CDS encoding class I SAM-dependent DNA methyltransferase: MTDSAIISKIWNLANVLRDDGVSYGDYLEQITYLLFLKMADELNKPPYNKGLKFPRLKDVEGKQIKGGDFCDWETLSGKRGAELEAFYNQLLRTLSSEKGILGQIFTKSQNKIQDPAKLSRVINMIDQEKWSTMGADIKGKIYEGLLEKNAEDTKSGAGQYFTPRALIKTMVKCIQPKPMKTIADPACGTGGFFLASYDWIAENHKLDREEKEFLKNKAFHGNEIVANTRRLCLMNMYLHNIGEIEGESYISPNDALVADDGNRFDYVLTNPPFGKKSSYTVTNEEGEAEKEDISYNRQDFWETTSNKQLNFLQHIKTMLKVTGKAAVVLPDNVLFEGGAGEEVRKQLMKTTDLHTILRLPTGIFYRPGVKANVLFFDNRAASKEAHTKEIWFYDYRTNVHHTLKKKPLASSDLEEFVKLYNPKNRHKRKETWSEQNPEGRWRKFTYEEVLARDKTNLDIFWLRDKSLTDLDNLPDPDILASEIIENVESGLESFKDLLVTINKTSEEREITD; encoded by the coding sequence ATGACCGACTCTGCAATCATTTCAAAAATATGGAACCTTGCCAATGTCCTTCGTGATGACGGGGTAAGCTACGGTGATTATCTGGAGCAGATAACCTATCTGCTTTTTTTAAAAATGGCAGATGAGCTGAATAAACCACCTTACAATAAAGGTTTAAAATTCCCCCGCCTGAAAGATGTGGAAGGCAAGCAGATAAAGGGTGGCGATTTTTGTGACTGGGAAACACTATCCGGCAAAAGAGGTGCTGAACTGGAAGCATTTTACAATCAGTTGCTTCGCACCTTAAGCTCCGAAAAAGGAATTTTAGGGCAGATATTCACCAAAAGCCAAAATAAAATACAGGACCCAGCAAAGCTCTCCCGTGTGATAAACATGATCGACCAGGAAAAATGGTCAACCATGGGCGCCGATATCAAAGGCAAGATCTACGAAGGCTTATTGGAAAAGAATGCCGAAGATACCAAATCCGGTGCAGGGCAATACTTTACTCCCCGTGCACTTATCAAAACAATGGTCAAGTGCATTCAGCCCAAACCAATGAAAACCATTGCCGACCCCGCATGCGGTACAGGCGGATTCTTTTTGGCCTCCTATGACTGGATTGCAGAAAATCATAAGTTAGACAGGGAAGAGAAAGAATTTTTAAAGAATAAAGCTTTTCACGGAAATGAGATTGTCGCCAATACCCGCCGTTTGTGTCTGATGAATATGTACCTGCATAACATCGGAGAAATTGAGGGTGAAAGCTACATCTCACCCAATGACGCACTCGTGGCCGATGATGGAAACCGTTTTGATTATGTACTTACCAATCCTCCTTTTGGAAAGAAGAGCTCCTACACGGTTACCAATGAAGAAGGTGAAGCGGAAAAAGAGGACATAAGTTACAACCGCCAGGACTTCTGGGAAACAACATCAAACAAACAGCTTAACTTTCTGCAGCATATTAAAACCATGCTGAAAGTTACCGGTAAAGCGGCCGTTGTACTGCCCGATAATGTTTTGTTTGAAGGGGGAGCAGGTGAAGAGGTCCGAAAACAGCTCATGAAAACAACCGATCTGCATACGATCCTGCGGCTGCCAACCGGAATATTTTACCGTCCCGGTGTTAAGGCAAATGTGTTGTTTTTCGATAACAGAGCAGCAAGCAAGGAAGCCCACACAAAAGAGATCTGGTTTTACGATTATCGTACCAATGTTCATCATACACTGAAGAAAAAACCATTGGCTTCATCAGATCTGGAAGAGTTCGTTAAGCTCTACAATCCAAAAAACCGCCATAAGCGAAAAGAAACATGGAGCGAACAAAACCCCGAAGGAAGATGGAGAAAATTTACCTATGAGGAAGTGCTGGCCCGCGACAAGACCAATCTTGATATATTCTGGTTGCGGGATAAAAGCCTCACCGACCTCGACAACCTGCCCGATCCTGATATTCTGGCAAGTGAGATAATTGAGAATGTGGAATCAGGATTAGAAAGTTTTAAAGATCTTCTGGTTACTATAAATAAAACATCAGAAGAGAGGGAGATAACCGACTGA
- a CDS encoding restriction endonuclease subunit S, translating to MREDWENILYKDAVFKVSTTKHKLKQKEYLNSGRYPVVDQGQSIIGGYTNDREKLLDCKLPVVVFGDHTKKIKHINFQFAPGADGTKILEPKNGIHPKYISLLTEILVFKIKDKGYARHYQHIEKEYLPLAPLPIQRAIVTKIENLFASLDKGIADLKKAQEQLKVYRQAVLKKAFEGDRFFKLKIEEITEKVQIGPFGSQLHKSDYIKNGVPLINPMHIIDGKILPRFDFSITMEKRNQLPNYILETGDVIIGRRGEMGRCALVTDKENGWFCGTGSLFLRPVKSKIYSPFLSCYLGSPIVKEYLTGSATGTTMMNLNKKIIQNVPIPVPSISEQKQIIKEIESRLSVCDKVEQSINEGLEKCEALRQSILKKAFEGKLLTEKEIEKCKQEADYEPASVLLEKIKKEKKNR from the coding sequence ATGAGAGAAGATTGGGAAAATATTTTATACAAGGATGCTGTTTTTAAAGTATCAACTACAAAACATAAACTAAAGCAAAAAGAATACTTGAATAGCGGCCGATACCCTGTTGTCGATCAAGGACAATCCATAATAGGTGGTTACACAAATGATAGAGAAAAGCTTTTAGATTGTAAATTGCCTGTAGTAGTGTTTGGCGATCATACAAAAAAAATAAAACACATCAATTTTCAATTTGCACCTGGTGCTGATGGAACAAAGATTTTAGAGCCTAAGAACGGAATTCATCCAAAGTATATTTCATTATTAACTGAAATCCTTGTTTTTAAAATAAAGGACAAGGGGTATGCAAGACATTACCAGCATATAGAAAAGGAGTATCTTCCTTTAGCCCCTCTCCCCATCCAACGCGCCATCGTAACCAAAATCGAAAACCTCTTTGCCTCCCTCGATAAAGGCATTGCCGACCTTAAAAAAGCACAGGAGCAATTGAAAGTGTACCGGCAGGCGGTGTTGAAAAAGGCCTTTGAGGGGGATCGTTTCTTTAAACTTAAAATTGAAGAGATAACAGAAAAAGTTCAAATTGGCCCGTTTGGCTCTCAATTACATAAGTCTGATTATATAAAAAATGGTGTCCCATTAATAAATCCTATGCACATTATTGACGGAAAGATACTACCAAGATTTGATTTTTCAATCACAATGGAAAAGAGAAATCAATTACCGAATTACATTTTAGAAACTGGGGATGTAATCATTGGGCGCAGAGGGGAAATGGGAAGGTGTGCATTAGTTACAGATAAAGAAAATGGATGGTTTTGTGGAACAGGAAGCTTGTTCTTAAGGCCTGTTAAATCAAAAATCTATTCACCCTTTTTATCCTGCTATTTAGGGAGCCCAATAGTAAAGGAATATTTAACTGGCAGCGCAACAGGAACAACTATGATGAATCTTAATAAAAAGATTATACAAAACGTTCCTATACCTGTTCCAAGTATATCAGAACAAAAACAAATAATCAAAGAAATCGAATCCCGCCTCTCCGTCTGCGACAAAGTAGAACAAAGCATCAACGAAGGCCTGGAAAAATGCGAAGCCCTGCGCCAAAGCATCCTCAAAAAAGCCTTTGAAGGAAAACTGCTAACCGAAAAAGAAATAGAAAAATGCAAACAGGAAGCTGATTACGAACCGGCAAGTGTACTGCTTGAAAAGATAAAGAAGGAGAAGAAAAACAGATGA
- a CDS encoding GxxExxY protein, translated as MLIFFVEREIMVELKAQINLEDVHLTQAMNYCQAYNLPIGLLINFGSKSLQFKRVYNVNHPDNKKILSSSNPINPNADNGEAV; from the coding sequence GTGTTGATTTTTTTTGTTGAACGTGAGATTATGGTGGAACTGAAAGCACAGATAAATCTGGAAGATGTGCATCTAACACAGGCAATGAACTATTGCCAGGCGTATAACCTGCCCATTGGACTGCTCATAAATTTCGGCTCCAAAAGCCTGCAGTTCAAAAGGGTTTATAATGTCAATCACCCGGACAACAAAAAAATCCTATCATCCTCAAATCCTATAAATCCCAATGCAGACAATGGAGAGGCGGTGTGA